In one Gemella haemolysans ATCC 10379 genomic region, the following are encoded:
- a CDS encoding DEAD/DEAH box helicase: MKNTFVYNNHVEAKKVLSTLESELEMCDEFIFSVAFISESGLTSLLQTLKNLEEKNIRGKILTTNYLYFNTPKVLEKLSNFKNISLKIYDCVENKHGFHTKGYLFRYGDSWKVLVGSSNLTSAALTINKEWNTFIEGDRILTDNILDEFNSLWEKSKSYSEIKDKYVEEFASNQIETVTKKIISEEIKPNKMQRSFIENFEKLRNQDNKGLLISATGTGKTFAAAFAMKSIGAKRLLFIVHREQIARQALETFKTIFGTSRSYGLLTGKEKNIEADFIFSTVQTMSKEDIFKSFNDSHFDEIIIDEVHRAGADSYLRLMDYFKPTFYLGMTASPDRTDSFNIYELFNNNIVYEVRLKEAMENSLLCPFHYFGISDLEVDGKVIDELSEFSNLVSNERVEHIISKINYYGYSGDRVKGLVFCSSKQEAKVLSEEFNTRGYNTTSLTGEDSQERREHEISKLVANDGDMLDYIFTVDIFNEGVDIPEVNQVIMLRPTQSFIIFIQQLGRGLRKSANKDFVVIIDFIANYKNNFLIPVALSGDNSYDKDTVRKFLSQGTRYIPGMSTIHFDEISKQRIYSAIDNVKLNTWLFVADEYNKLKNKLGKIPTYSDFENYDAIDVRKIFEVAGSYYSFLTKKEKQFEYSGKLTKTAENMLNFVSTNLILSKKIEELIILRLLLDDKKRNILTAFEEIMLRDYNKFIADYELDVSRKILTNNFVTSSVTKKKFHDCIFIEENVAEIKMSKEFEEQLQSEIFRELLQDLVEYGIYRYNKYYKDNLYKDTNFVLYEKYSFEDICKLFSWGINYVPLAIGGYKYDERTKTLPVFINYDIDENSFNRDYTHGFLPDNGFTSMSKPRRNLESKECDYFYNDETKIYLFMRKNKDDKDGARIFYFLGEMKTTGEPKLVARERSGDTVIQFFYKIQTPIREDMYEYFTRDRI; the protein is encoded by the coding sequence ATGAAGAATACATTTGTTTATAATAATCATGTAGAAGCGAAGAAAGTTCTTAGTACGCTTGAGAGTGAATTAGAAATGTGCGATGAATTTATTTTCAGCGTGGCATTTATTTCAGAAAGTGGTTTAACAAGTTTACTTCAAACTTTGAAGAATTTAGAAGAAAAAAATATCCGTGGAAAGATTTTAACGACGAATTATTTATATTTTAATACTCCTAAAGTATTAGAGAAATTGTCTAATTTTAAAAATATCTCTCTAAAGATTTATGATTGTGTAGAAAATAAACACGGCTTCCACACTAAAGGTTATTTATTTAGATATGGCGATTCATGGAAAGTGCTGGTGGGAAGTTCTAACTTAACGAGTGCAGCACTGACGATAAATAAAGAATGGAATACCTTTATTGAAGGAGATAGGATTCTAACTGATAATATCTTAGATGAGTTTAATAGTTTATGGGAGAAATCCAAGTCTTACTCTGAAATAAAAGATAAGTATGTTGAAGAATTCGCTAGTAATCAGATTGAGACTGTTACTAAGAAAATTATTTCCGAGGAAATTAAACCGAATAAGATGCAAAGGAGTTTTATAGAAAATTTCGAAAAACTTCGTAATCAAGATAACAAGGGTCTTCTTATTTCTGCGACAGGAACTGGTAAGACATTTGCGGCTGCTTTTGCGATGAAGAGTATAGGCGCCAAGAGATTGTTATTTATCGTTCATAGGGAACAGATTGCTCGTCAGGCGTTGGAGACATTCAAGACTATTTTTGGAACTAGCCGTAGCTATGGTCTACTTACAGGTAAAGAGAAAAATATAGAAGCAGATTTCATTTTTTCTACAGTTCAAACTATGTCTAAAGAAGATATTTTTAAGAGTTTTAACGATAGTCATTTTGATGAAATTATAATAGATGAGGTACATAGGGCAGGGGCTGACAGTTATCTTAGATTGATGGATTATTTCAAACCGACATTTTATCTAGGGATGACGGCAAGCCCTGATAGAACCGATAGTTTTAATATTTATGAATTATTTAACAATAATATCGTTTATGAAGTTCGTTTAAAAGAAGCAATGGAAAATTCATTATTATGTCCGTTTCATTATTTCGGGATTAGTGATCTAGAAGTTGATGGTAAGGTTATTGACGAACTGAGCGAGTTTTCAAATCTAGTGTCTAATGAACGTGTTGAGCATATTATAAGTAAAATCAATTATTACGGCTATTCAGGAGATAGAGTAAAGGGTCTAGTTTTCTGTTCGTCAAAACAAGAAGCTAAGGTACTGAGTGAAGAATTTAACACACGTGGGTACAATACTACTAGCTTAACAGGGGAAGATAGTCAGGAACGACGTGAACATGAGATTTCTAAGTTAGTTGCGAATGATGGTGATATGTTAGACTATATATTTACCGTAGATATTTTCAATGAAGGGGTAGATATACCAGAGGTTAATCAGGTAATTATGTTGAGACCCACTCAAAGTTTTATTATTTTTATTCAGCAGTTGGGTCGTGGTTTACGAAAATCTGCGAATAAAGATTTTGTTGTAATAATAGATTTTATAGCCAATTATAAAAATAACTTTTTAATCCCAGTGGCTCTATCTGGAGACAATAGTTATGATAAAGATACTGTAAGGAAATTTTTATCTCAAGGGACTAGGTATATTCCGGGGATGTCGACTATTCATTTTGATGAAATCTCTAAACAAAGAATTTATAGTGCGATAGACAATGTGAAGTTAAACACGTGGCTGTTTGTTGCTGATGAATATAATAAGCTAAAAAATAAACTAGGAAAAATACCTACGTATTCAGACTTTGAGAATTATGATGCCATAGATGTTAGAAAGATTTTCGAAGTAGCTGGAAGTTATTATTCATTTTTAACTAAGAAGGAAAAACAGTTTGAATATAGTGGAAAACTGACAAAGACCGCAGAGAATATGCTAAATTTTGTCTCTACTAATTTAATCTTGAGTAAAAAGATAGAAGAACTTATAATTCTACGTTTGTTATTAGATGATAAGAAGCGTAATATTCTTACAGCTTTTGAAGAAATTATGCTAAGAGACTATAATAAATTTATTGCAGATTATGAGTTGGATGTTAGTAGAAAGATACTTACTAATAATTTCGTAACTAGTAGTGTCACTAAGAAGAAGTTTCATGATTGTATATTTATTGAAGAGAATGTTGCCGAGATAAAAATGTCTAAAGAATTTGAAGAACAGCTACAATCAGAGATTTTTAGGGAATTGTTACAAGATTTGGTAGAATATGGAATTTACAGATATAATAAATATTACAAAGATAATTTATACAAAGATACTAATTTTGTATTGTATGAGAAATATAGTTTCGAAGATATTTGTAAATTATTCTCATGGGGCATAAACTACGTGCCACTAGCTATAGGTGGCTATAAGTATGATGAAAGAACAAAGACTTTGCCAGTGTTTATTAATTATGATATTGATGAAAATTCATTTAACCGAGATTATACACATGGATTTTTACCGGATAATGGATTTACTTCGATGTCAAAGCCGAGAAGGAATTTAGAATCGAAAGAGTGCGACTATTTTTATAATGATGAAACAAAAATCTATCTATTTATGAGGAAAAATAAAGATGATAAAGATGGAGCACGAATATTTTATTTCCTAGGTGAGATGAAGACGACAGGAGAGCCTAAGCTGGTAGCTAGAGAAAGAAGCGGAGATACTGTAATTCAGTTCTTTTACAAAATACAGACACCAATTCGTGAAGATATGTATGAATATTTCACGAGGGATAGAATATAA
- the folP gene encoding dihydropteroate synthase, whose translation MNKLKQLLNEKKYLIMGILNFTPDSFSDGGDFYDVEAAIEGVREMVAEGADIIDIGAESTRPGSTVVSEEDELARLQSVFPTLRKTFPDMCFSVDTYKPNVAEYMVEAGVDVLNDVNGAKGSTMAEVAAKYDIPIFIMHNGGVEEGQEIEQVVRELGESVDICLNAGVKKENIIVDPGMGFGKTAEANLEITRKLELLNSLGCEILYAVSRKRTTDYVLGGNSNPKDRDIVSATLSLEAVKRGARMVRVHNVKVMKEALITYEIING comes from the coding sequence ATGAATAAATTAAAACAATTATTAAATGAAAAAAAATATTTAATTATGGGAATATTGAACTTTACTCCGGATTCTTTTTCGGATGGTGGAGATTTTTATGATGTTGAAGCTGCGATAGAAGGTGTTCGTGAGATGGTAGCTGAAGGTGCGGATATTATTGATATCGGTGCTGAATCGACTCGTCCAGGTTCTACTGTAGTTAGCGAGGAGGACGAACTTGCTAGATTACAAAGCGTATTTCCAACATTAAGAAAAACATTTCCTGATATGTGCTTTAGCGTTGATACGTATAAGCCTAATGTTGCTGAATACATGGTTGAAGCAGGAGTAGATGTACTAAATGATGTGAATGGTGCTAAAGGAAGTACTATGGCAGAAGTAGCTGCTAAATATGATATTCCTATCTTTATCATGCACAATGGTGGTGTAGAGGAAGGGCAAGAGATTGAGCAAGTTGTGCGTGAATTAGGTGAGAGTGTTGATATTTGTCTAAATGCAGGTGTGAAGAAAGAAAATATTATCGTTGATCCTGGAATGGGGTTCGGTAAAACTGCAGAAGCTAACTTGGAAATCACACGAAAATTAGAGTTACTTAATTCACTAGGTTGTGAAATCTTATATGCGGTAAGTAGAAAGAGAACGACAGATTATGTATTAGGTGGTAATAGTAATCCTAAGGATAGAGATATAGTAAGTGCTACTTTATCATTAGAAGCGGTGAAACGAGGAGCTAGAATGGTACGTGTTCATAATGTAAAAGTTATGAAAGAAGCCCTAATAACATATGAAATAATTAATGGGTAA
- a CDS encoding MATE family efflux transporter, whose protein sequence is MGYNINITKLNNIFFHNINGSSKDGPFSVFRIVFRFFLETLFQSAIILFMKKISVNLLEGPILRAMIAFAIPIMIANIFQQLYNTVDIMIVGRFLGEESLAAVGATAAIFELVVGFALGIGNGMGIVIARHYGAEDYEKLKSAVAATFVIGGVMSIVIAVLGNFTLYPLLKLLGTPSNIIDQSYEYSYLIVVFVGVTLAYNLCAGLLRAVGDSKAALYFLIFSAIINTVLDIYFIAYLHMGVRSAGVATIISQGISAVLCFNYIRRKTPFLIPTKKHFTWNKKLYSDLFSQGLAMGLMFSVVSIGTVILQTSINTLGPVIISAQTSARRIMMFALLPVGSMSATITTFTSQNFGARQYRRIVEGLRKGALVTIIWSVFICITLFFASPYLNELITGSNDEELIYQASLYLKISSAFYPFLAILLVLRNALQGLGQKMMPLVSSIIEMLGKILFVIFIIPSAGYLGVIFVEPILWVVMAAQLYYAFRKEPVIRSLKKKSE, encoded by the coding sequence GTGGGATATAATATAAATATAACAAAACTTAATAATATTTTTTTTCATAATATAAATGGCTCATCGAAAGATGGGCCTTTCTCCGTTTTCAGAATAGTTTTCAGGTTTTTTCTTGAAACTTTATTTCAAAGTGCTATAATATTATTTATGAAAAAAATATCAGTAAATTTATTAGAAGGTCCGATTTTACGGGCGATGATTGCTTTTGCGATACCGATTATGATAGCAAATATTTTTCAGCAACTCTATAATACGGTTGATATTATGATTGTTGGTAGATTCCTTGGAGAAGAGTCCCTTGCTGCTGTTGGAGCTACTGCTGCGATATTTGAACTTGTAGTTGGTTTTGCATTAGGTATAGGAAATGGTATGGGTATAGTTATTGCTCGTCATTACGGTGCTGAGGACTATGAAAAGTTAAAGAGCGCTGTAGCTGCCACGTTTGTTATAGGTGGAGTTATGAGTATTGTGATTGCTGTATTAGGTAATTTTACTTTATATCCATTACTGAAATTACTAGGGACACCAAGTAATATTATTGATCAATCTTATGAGTATAGTTATCTTATAGTAGTATTTGTAGGTGTTACTCTTGCGTATAATTTGTGTGCGGGACTACTTCGAGCAGTTGGAGATAGTAAGGCTGCATTATATTTCTTAATTTTTTCAGCAATTATTAACACTGTATTAGATATATATTTTATTGCGTATTTACATATGGGTGTACGTTCGGCTGGAGTTGCAACAATTATCTCACAAGGTATTTCTGCAGTATTATGTTTTAACTATATTCGTAGAAAAACGCCATTTCTAATTCCAACAAAAAAACATTTTACATGGAATAAAAAACTTTATTCTGATTTATTTAGCCAAGGGTTGGCAATGGGACTTATGTTTTCTGTTGTTTCAATTGGTACAGTAATCTTACAAACATCGATTAATACCTTAGGTCCAGTAATTATCAGTGCTCAGACGAGTGCTAGAAGAATAATGATGTTCGCACTGCTTCCTGTGGGGTCTATGAGTGCGACTATAACGACTTTTACATCGCAAAACTTCGGAGCAAGACAGTATCGTCGAATAGTTGAAGGATTACGTAAGGGTGCGCTTGTTACGATAATTTGGTCAGTCTTCATCTGTATTACGCTATTTTTTGCAAGTCCATATTTAAATGAACTTATTACAGGGAGTAATGATGAAGAATTAATTTACCAGGCTTCATTATATCTTAAGATTAGTTCTGCATTCTATCCATTTTTAGCCATACTTTTAGTATTGAGAAATGCTCTGCAAGGATTAGGGCAAAAGATGATGCCACTTGTTTCAAGTATTATAGAAATGCTAGGGAAAATATTATTTGTAATATTTATTATTCCAAGTGCAGGATATTTAGGAGTAATATTTGTAGAACCTATTCTATGGGTTGTAATGGCAGCTCAATTGTATTATGCATTTAGAAAAGAACCAGTTATTCGTTCGTTGAAGAAAAAGAGTGAATAG
- a CDS encoding bifunctional folylpolyglutamate synthase/dihydrofolate synthase, with protein MNLNCKIKFEKYLKENNLEDKNNLLELFSQLTLEQLAEKLLTLDEDEIVNYAIECVCEELLITSSYKIERTGMKLGLHRMEHILELFDHPEKDLKVIHVAGTNGKGSTCSYLKDVLKTKYKVGLYTSPGMLSFNDRIRVNDDFISYKEAYRLFKLVQETYDQNNPDPSDKLSFFEIITGVALLYFREQKTDFVIMEVGLGGRYDGTNIFKEKVLSIITKIGLDHTAILGDTLEKIAYEKGGIIQENDNALIYPASEGIVNVIKDICQDKNANLSILNEEDIVVNKVEARGNEFLYKGVDYSTKMVGAHQTFNASLALEALSNLKKRNIIDIEDSVIKEALSKSVWVGRLEWIRDNILLDGAHNNDGIDSLVAYLDKQKFPKLKILLGILEDKDYKDMIEKLKTIPAEFSATKVPIEIKESNLDNLVQSFGDTHVTKYENYEVALNNIIPNLKDDETLLITGSLYLISAVRGEILEKY; from the coding sequence ATGAATTTGAATTGCAAAATAAAATTTGAGAAATATTTAAAAGAAAATAATTTAGAAGATAAAAATAACTTATTAGAGCTTTTCAGTCAGTTAACTTTAGAACAACTTGCTGAAAAACTTCTAACTTTAGATGAAGATGAAATTGTAAACTACGCAATTGAGTGTGTTTGTGAAGAGCTTCTTATTACTTCATCATATAAAATAGAACGTACTGGTATGAAACTTGGGCTTCACAGAATGGAACATATTCTTGAACTTTTCGATCATCCTGAAAAAGATCTTAAGGTAATCCATGTTGCTGGTACTAATGGTAAGGGATCTACTTGCTCTTATTTGAAAGATGTCTTAAAAACTAAGTATAAAGTTGGATTATACACAAGTCCTGGTATGCTGAGTTTTAACGATAGAATTCGTGTTAATGATGATTTTATTTCATATAAGGAAGCTTATCGTTTATTCAAACTAGTTCAAGAGACTTACGACCAAAACAATCCTGATCCAAGTGATAAACTATCATTCTTTGAAATCATCACCGGTGTAGCTCTATTATACTTTAGAGAGCAAAAAACAGATTTCGTTATTATGGAAGTTGGTCTTGGCGGAAGATATGATGGAACAAATATTTTTAAAGAAAAAGTATTATCTATTATTACAAAAATCGGACTAGATCACACTGCGATTCTTGGCGATACTCTTGAAAAAATCGCCTATGAAAAAGGTGGAATTATCCAAGAAAATGATAATGCCCTAATTTATCCTGCATCTGAAGGTATCGTAAATGTAATAAAAGATATCTGCCAGGATAAAAATGCTAACTTAAGCATACTAAACGAAGAAGATATCGTTGTGAACAAAGTCGAAGCTAGAGGTAATGAATTTTTGTATAAAGGTGTAGATTATTCTACAAAAATGGTCGGTGCTCACCAAACTTTTAACGCATCTTTAGCTCTAGAAGCATTATCAAATCTGAAAAAACGCAATATTATCGATATAGAAGATAGTGTAATAAAAGAAGCCTTAAGTAAATCAGTTTGGGTAGGACGTTTAGAATGGATTCGTGACAATATTCTTTTAGATGGCGCTCATAACAATGATGGAATAGATAGTTTAGTAGCCTACCTAGATAAGCAAAAATTCCCTAAACTGAAGATTCTACTTGGTATTCTGGAAGATAAAGACTACAAAGATATGATTGAAAAATTAAAAACTATCCCTGCTGAATTTTCAGCGACAAAAGTTCCAATTGAGATTAAAGAATCAAATCTTGATAACCTAGTTCAAAGTTTTGGTGATACTCATGTTACTAAATATGAGAATTATGAAGTTGCTTTAAACAATATTATTCCAAATCTGAAAGATGATGAAACTCTTCTAATCACAGGTTCACTTTATCTTATCTCAGCGGTAAGAGGTGAAATATTAGAAAAATATTAA
- a CDS encoding HAD-IIB family hydrolase gives MKNLFVTDLDGTFVKNSVFVEKEDLKAYHDTKNYGDFSVATGRSVEEIKYIAEGNDMDVTHMIGFNGAVVTRQDEVLFEKHIPTKDLTGIFEYLKESKLIFDALDGKQRIGNFDHEKKDRLWNMELICVDNPFELLKGKTIYKINVRPTKEQLDYHYDVMKEKFPEVEIYKSGSTRMEITAKNISKASGIEAISSGYDRVIALGDSGNDVDMFKVADVSYCMNSAPQEVKGQATHVVEDFAAAIKHFIENYE, from the coding sequence ATGAAGAATTTGTTTGTTACGGACTTAGACGGAACATTTGTAAAAAATTCAGTATTCGTCGAAAAAGAAGATTTAAAAGCGTATCATGATACAAAAAATTACGGGGATTTCTCAGTTGCGACTGGGCGTTCTGTTGAAGAAATCAAATACATTGCTGAAGGTAATGATATGGATGTTACACACATGATAGGGTTTAACGGAGCAGTCGTAACAAGACAAGATGAAGTTCTTTTTGAAAAACACATTCCTACTAAAGATTTAACTGGAATATTCGAATATCTAAAAGAAAGCAAATTAATATTTGATGCTTTAGATGGGAAACAGCGTATCGGTAACTTTGACCATGAGAAAAAAGATAGATTATGGAATATGGAACTCATTTGTGTTGATAATCCCTTTGAACTGTTAAAAGGAAAAACAATTTATAAAATAAATGTAAGACCAACCAAAGAACAATTAGATTATCATTACGATGTAATGAAAGAGAAATTTCCAGAAGTAGAAATTTATAAATCAGGTTCAACACGTATGGAAATCACAGCAAAAAATATTTCTAAAGCTAGTGGTATTGAAGCTATCAGTTCAGGGTATGATAGAGTAATAGCTTTAGGAGATTCAGGAAATGACGTGGATATGTTTAAGGTAGCTGATGTTTCATACTGTATGAACAGCGCGCCACAAGAAGTAAAAGGACAAGCTACACATGTAGTAGAAGACTTTGCAGCGGCGATAAAACATTTTATAGAAAACTATGAATAG
- a CDS encoding PTS transporter subunit EIIC: MAKKKNKFVSAFEQFGRSFLLPVSVLPGAGIIKGIGTAFSNSNTLKMFPVLKNDIVQFIMKFLIVLGDTAFNNLPIIFAVGVAVGLAKREKGSAALSGLLGFIVLHYVLNFLLVQSHKLVDTSKLSSNEAKLALSNAMQTKVLGIQTMDLSVFGGIIVGIVVYFVHKWAVKVQLPTVIGFFSGPRFVPIATIVIMSAVATGLFFVWPPVQKGISVLSIFILKSGPIGTFLYGLVERALLPFGLHHGLNWPVRTTELGGAWEIGGQRVVGTINAYLASLADPNVQHVDPSITRFNGGKFVYFMFGLSGAAYAMYKTADEKKRKVVGSLLFAAAGTSFLTGITEPIEFTFLFVAPILYVVHAFLAGSALFVMHMLGAGVATPTGHGFINWVIYGVLQGPKTAWWLVPIVGVVYFFIYYIVFRFMIVKFDLKTPGREDSDEVKLSNKHEARAKLGVEIATIGKEEPKATDITVAGDDEVMETVQKTPEGIRKQATELIKAHGGPDNIEAVDACITRLRINVKDKSVVDQERITTKLGAMGFAESDMQMQSIYGSHANVLKMEIQDMLGMEE, from the coding sequence ATGGCAAAGAAAAAAAATAAATTCGTCTCTGCTTTTGAGCAATTTGGACGTTCGTTCTTATTACCAGTATCTGTACTTCCTGGTGCAGGTATTATTAAAGGGATTGGGACAGCCTTCAGTAATTCAAACACACTGAAAATGTTCCCAGTATTAAAAAATGATATTGTTCAGTTTATTATGAAATTCCTAATCGTATTAGGGGATACAGCATTCAATAACTTACCAATTATTTTTGCGGTTGGGGTTGCTGTAGGTTTAGCAAAACGTGAAAAAGGTTCTGCTGCACTTTCTGGTCTACTAGGATTTATCGTATTACATTACGTACTTAACTTCTTATTAGTACAAAGTCACAAATTAGTAGACACTAGTAAATTATCAAGTAACGAAGCAAAATTAGCATTATCTAATGCCATGCAAACAAAAGTACTTGGTATTCAAACAATGGACCTTAGTGTATTTGGTGGTATTATCGTAGGTATAGTGGTATACTTCGTTCATAAGTGGGCTGTTAAAGTTCAATTACCAACAGTTATTGGATTCTTCAGTGGACCACGTTTCGTACCTATCGCAACTATCGTAATTATGTCAGCAGTAGCTACTGGATTATTCTTCGTATGGCCTCCAGTACAAAAAGGTATTAGTGTATTATCAATCTTCATCCTTAAATCAGGACCTATTGGAACGTTCCTGTATGGTTTAGTAGAAAGAGCATTATTACCATTCGGTCTTCACCACGGTTTAAACTGGCCAGTTCGTACAACAGAATTAGGTGGAGCTTGGGAAATTGGGGGACAACGTGTAGTTGGTACAATCAATGCTTACTTAGCTTCATTAGCTGATCCAAACGTACAACACGTAGATCCAAGTATTACAAGATTCAACGGTGGTAAATTCGTTTACTTCATGTTCGGTCTTTCTGGTGCAGCTTATGCAATGTACAAAACTGCCGATGAGAAAAAACGTAAAGTTGTAGGTTCATTATTATTCGCAGCAGCTGGTACTTCATTCTTAACAGGTATTACAGAACCAATTGAATTCACATTCTTATTCGTAGCACCAATTCTTTATGTAGTACATGCATTCTTAGCTGGATCAGCATTATTTGTAATGCACATGTTAGGCGCAGGGGTAGCAACTCCAACTGGACATGGATTTATTAACTGGGTAATCTATGGAGTACTTCAAGGTCCTAAAACAGCTTGGTGGTTAGTACCAATCGTAGGTGTAGTTTACTTCTTCATTTACTATATCGTATTCAGATTTATGATTGTTAAATTTGATCTTAAAACACCTGGTCGTGAAGATAGTGATGAAGTTAAATTATCTAATAAACATGAGGCTCGTGCTAAACTTGGTGTAGAAATTGCTACAATTGGTAAAGAAGAACCAAAAGCAACTGATATAACAGTTGCTGGTGATGATGAAGTAATGGAAACAGTACAAAAAACACCAGAAGGAATTAGAAAACAAGCTACTGAATTAATTAAAGCACATGGTGGTCCAGATAACATCGAAGCTGTAGATGCTTGTATAACTCGTTTAAGAATTAATGTAAAAGATAAGAGTGTAGTAGACCAAGAACGTATTACAACGAAACTTGGAGCTATGGGATTTGCAGAAAGTGATATGCAAATGCAATCAATTTATGGATCTCATGCTAATGTATTAAAAATGGAAATCCAAGACATGCTTGGTATGGAGGAATAG
- a CDS encoding MurR/RpiR family transcriptional regulator: MFFENLKENYDRLSISEQQAIDYLMKQDNIELTTLKEIKQEILVSSSTVIRACKKLGYNTFIDLKYDLKMSKELAKNNNATSSNFITLKEQLSVEFSRTMSILNQDDFDIFADKIINARRIFCLGSGSSYMVMSDFNRKLKLINLWSNDYFEHYSIKRIPDICTKDDVILVFSLGGNTDVINDCVLAAKQNGATVLSITSLANSPLAKMSDHLIKVYDAPKNRKKIRSRLMLNVVGIILFETIVNTISPGEYVID, from the coding sequence ATGTTTTTTGAGAATTTAAAAGAAAACTATGATAGACTATCCATTTCGGAACAACAAGCTATTGATTATCTAATGAAACAAGATAATATTGAGCTTACTACTCTAAAAGAAATTAAACAAGAAATCCTTGTTTCTTCTTCTACTGTAATTCGAGCTTGTAAAAAGCTGGGATATAACACATTTATCGATTTAAAATATGATTTAAAAATGAGTAAAGAATTAGCTAAAAATAATAACGCTACTTCTTCTAACTTTATTACTTTAAAAGAACAGCTTAGCGTCGAATTTTCACGTACTATGTCTATTCTTAATCAAGATGATTTTGATATTTTTGCTGATAAAATAATTAATGCACGTCGTATTTTTTGCTTAGGTAGTGGTTCTAGTTATATGGTTATGAGTGATTTTAATAGAAAGCTTAAACTTATTAACCTTTGGTCAAATGACTATTTTGAACATTATTCTATTAAAAGAATTCCCGATATTTGTACAAAAGATGATGTAATTCTAGTATTTTCTCTAGGGGGAAATACAGACGTAATTAATGATTGCGTCTTAGCTGCGAAACAAAACGGTGCAACTGTTTTATCAATCACTAGCCTTGCGAATAGCCCTCTTGCTAAAATGAGCGATCACCTAATAAAAGTCTACGATGCTCCAAAAAACAGAAAAAAAATTCGTTCTCGACTTATGTTAAACGTAGTTGGAATAATTTTATTTGAAACTATCGTCAACACTATTAGTCCTGGGGAATATGTAATTGATTAA
- the ytpR gene encoding YtpR family tRNA-binding protein — protein sequence MLFFYNKKMLGETLLITIQSKEEVTYEDKKNITLIKDENGALVGLNIFNVENLKLDGEGSIDLTEDQKEILQKRLEKNGIKIDLEGNNDEFFVVGEVLSCEKHPDADKLKVTEVKVNEEETLQIVCGAPNVEAGQKVVVALSGAMMPSGLLIKKSKLRGVESNGMLCSKRELGLPQEEARGILVLDADTKVGTRVKDLNLK from the coding sequence ATGTTATTTTTTTACAATAAGAAGATGTTAGGAGAAACATTATTAATTACTATTCAAAGTAAGGAAGAGGTAACATACGAAGACAAGAAGAATATTACACTAATTAAAGATGAGAATGGAGCTTTAGTTGGACTAAATATTTTTAATGTTGAGAACTTAAAATTAGATGGAGAAGGTAGTATCGACTTAACAGAAGATCAAAAAGAAATCCTTCAAAAACGATTAGAAAAAAATGGAATCAAAATTGACCTAGAAGGTAATAATGATGAGTTCTTCGTAGTTGGGGAAGTTTTAAGTTGTGAAAAACACCCAGATGCAGATAAATTAAAAGTAACAGAAGTAAAAGTTAATGAAGAAGAAACACTACAAATCGTATGTGGTGCTCCAAACGTAGAAGCAGGACAAAAGGTAGTAGTAGCTCTAAGTGGAGCAATGATGCCAAGTGGTCTATTAATTAAAAAATCAAAACTACGTGGAGTTGAATCAAATGGTATGCTATGTTCAAAACGCGAACTAGGTTTACCACAAGAAGAAGCAAGAGGTATTTTAGTATTAGACGCGGATACTAAAGTAGGAACACGTGTGAAAGATTTAAATCTTAAATAA